In Triticum aestivum cultivar Chinese Spring chromosome 5B, IWGSC CS RefSeq v2.1, whole genome shotgun sequence, the following proteins share a genomic window:
- the LOC123110882 gene encoding PXMP2/4 family protein 3 encodes MVTAGALHAGSRVLLPIRRSFSTPWSHVRSHLHSTKPPSAPLPPPPPPPPSSHAASTRFTPAFTPTTRRSGSIGSGVVAWYLGSIEARPLLTKSITAATIYTVADLTSQMITLPAEESLDLTRTLRMASYGMLFSGPSLHYWFNFISKVVPKKDVVSTFKKMFLGQAVYGPIINCIFFSYNAGLQGETIPEIIARLKRDIIPTIKSGLIYWPLCDFITFKFIPVHLQPLVSNSFAFLWTIYLTYMAGLKKPGVEVITSS; translated from the exons atggtcacCGCCGGAGCTCTCCACGCTGGCAGCCGTGTCCTCCTACCGATCCGCCGAAGCTTCAGCACACCCTGGTCCCACGTCCGCTCCCACCTCCACTCCACCAAGCCCCCTTCTGCTCCACTCCCGcccccacctccgccgccgccttcttcccaCGCGGCGTCCACGCGCTTCACCCCTGCCTTCACCCCTACCACTAGGAGGAGCGGATCAATCGGCTCCGGGGTAGTCGCGTGGTACCTCGGCTCGATCGAGGCGCGGCCGCTGCTGACCAAGAGCATCACGGCTGCCACAATTTACACCGTTGCCGACCTCACCTCCCAG ATGATCACACTTCCTGCTGAGGAGTCACTCGATCTAACTAGGACTCTGCGCATGGCTAGTTATGGGATGCTGTTCTCAGGACCTTCACTGCACTATTGGTTCAACTTTATCTCAAAAGTAGTCCCCAAAAAGGATGTAGTGAGCACCTTCAAGAAGATGTTTCTAGGACAAGCAGTTTATGGCCCAATTATTAATTGTATTTTCTTCTCGTATAATGCAGGATTACAAG GTGAGACAATCCCAGAGATCATTGCAAGATTAAAGCGGGATATAATTCCGACCATCAAAAGTGGGCTCATTTATTGGCCTCTTTGTGACTTCATCACTTTCAAGTTTATCCCTGTTCATTTACAG CCGCTAGTAAGCAATTCCTTTGCGTTTCTTTGGACCATCTACCTAACATACATGGCCGGCTTAAAGAAACCAGGCGTGGAGGTGATCACGAGCTCTTAG
- the LOC123110883 gene encoding uncharacterized protein, translating to MEKKHMKMAILRQEQTFRQQVHELHRVYEVQKRLMKEMQAVKMSPAQGREDTQPESMMDTDRPQWYINSGEKTARFTEDFNLELTLATGGDTRKQEMTSNSESGATVTSSTSAESESGQRFPESNVDLRFQHESKRHDQLTQSPWLYQCLSLKMA from the exons ATGGAGAAGAAACATATGAAGATGGCCATCCTGAGGCAAGAGCAGACATTCAGACAACAG GTTCACGAGCTGCATCGCGTATACGAGGTTCAGAAGCGGCTGATGAAGGAGATGCAGGCTGTTAAGATGAGCCCAGCTCAGGGAAGAGAGGATACTCAACCAGAATCGATGATGGATACAGATCGACCACAATGGTACATCAACTCAGGCGAGAAGACCGCTCGTTTCACCGAGGACTTCAACCTAGAGCTGACACTAGCAACTGGGGGTGATACGAGGAAGCAAGAGATGACATCCAACTCCGAGTCTGGAGCAACGGTGACATCGTCGACTTCTGCTGAATCAGAGTCGGGGCAGCGATTCCCCGAGTCCAATGTAGATCTGAGGTTTCAACATGAGAGCAAGAGGCATGATCAGCTCACGCAGTCTCCCTGGCTCTACCAATGTTTAAGTCTCAAGATGGCTTAA